A stretch of Triticum aestivum cultivar Chinese Spring chromosome 1D, IWGSC CS RefSeq v2.1, whole genome shotgun sequence DNA encodes these proteins:
- the LOC123158192 gene encoding uncharacterized protein → MDDDDLIVKGLPQLSAICVTISRRYMLEEAIKRIHGTIHAFELTDDNDDTVMASVKIDLQPHSQSMLPTQQLFFGESTWFANDAIESTCSAALAYLVTMGIITIDNSNSTSLKKCQRELKAEQFWSSVLFVRAESFQKQLASLTATKEGPHSESDDDNTPAPKCVNELEDGLNDATSSLPPTEEASDK, encoded by the exons ATGGATGATGATGATTTAATAGTCAAGGGGCTTCCACAG CTCTCTGCCATTTGTGTTACCATTAGCAGAAGGTACATGCTTGAAGAAGCTATTAAGCGGATCCATGGTACAATTCATGCATTCGAGCTCACTGATGATAATGACGACACAGTAATGGCATCAGTGAAAATTGATCTCCAGCCCCACAGCCAAAGCATGTTGCCAACCCAACAGCTGTTCTTTGGAGAATCAACTTGGTTTGCCAACGATGCTATCGAATCAACATGTTCTGCTGCTTTGGCCTATCTGGTAACCATGGGCATCATCACAATAGACAATTCCAACTCGACAAGCCTCAAGAAATGCCAAAGGGAGCTCAAAGCTGAGCAGTTCTGGTCATCAGTGCTATTTGTGCGGGCAGAATCCTTTCAAAAACAGCTCGCCTCTTTGACCGCGACAAAGGAAGGGCCTCATTCAGAAAGTGACGATGATAACACTCCAGCACCCAAATGTGTAAACGAATTAGAG GATGGCCTGAACGACGCCACCAGCTCGCTTCCACCAACCGAAGAAGCATCCGACAAGTAA